GCGCAGCTTACAGTCAGCGCCATCGTGCCGCGAATTGCCACGTCAACCTTGTCGTCAATTCGCTCTTCGGTTGTTGTGGCAAATCCTCCGCGCCCGACGGTCAAAAATCCCAGTGCGGCCAAATTACGCGATTCATTGTTCGGCAAACGGTCGGCGGCAAGTTGTTGCAGCAGGAATTGATCGTATGGCAAATCTTCATTCAGGGCGCGAATCAGCCAGTCGCGATAGGTGTATGCAAATGGATAAAGCAGTGTGGTCGTGTCGTTGACGCCTTGCGTGTCGGAATAGCGCGCG
This is a stretch of genomic DNA from Candidatus Hydrogenedentota bacterium. It encodes these proteins:
- a CDS encoding DUF1549 domain-containing protein; this encodes ARYSDTQGVNDTTTLLYPFAYTYRDWLIRALNEDLPYDQFLLQQLAADRLPNNESRNLAALGFLTVGRGGFATTTEERIDDKVDVAIRGTMALTVSCARCHNHKFDPIPTADYYSLFSIFANTHEPDKLPLLDPVSAKDPKEIELQKEIAKINDEVEKYRVKRFPEL